Within Agarivorans litoreus, the genomic segment GAGAAAAAACATGGTCGCAGCGAAGAGCGATACGTATTTCAGATAAAGGCCAAATTGCCCGACGAATTGGCGAAGAAATGGCCGACGATAAGAAGCATCATAGCAGTGGAACGCCATCGTGTGATCAATGGTAAAGGTACTGTAGATACCTCTTACTACATTAGTTCTTTGTCGCCAAACCACAAACTACTGGGCCATTATATTCGCCAGCATTGGCGGATTGAGAACAGCCAACATTATGTTTTAGATGTTGTTTTTAAAGAAGATAGCTCTCGTATTACTTTAGATGGTGCCGTTGAAAACATTGCGTTATCTAGACGTTTTGTGATGAATATGCTCAAGCAATGCGAATGTGGTGCGCCGAGCCAAAAAGTGAAGCTGAAGAAAGCGGGTTGGAACGATGATTATAGGGCAAGAGTCTTCTTTGGGTTATAAATCCATCAAAGTATGCTCCCGCCCTGGGGTGCCTGTGCCAACGTATCCACCGACTGCACCTGCAATTGCACCTGCAGCAGCCCCCTGAACAAGTGAAGAACTAGCCCACGCTGCAGCCCATTTAGATGCGGCACCATAGGTAATATAACTAACTACCGCGGCGGCTATAACTCGCCCATATTTCTTAAAAAACTTCCCAATTTTCTTAAAGAAATACCCACTGGGGTCCGTATAGCTCATCGGATTATTCAATACATAACTATAACGATTATAGTTTTGTGCATTATTTGGCGCTTGAATGTGTGGATCGGCCTGGAGGAAACGACCGACTTCAGCATCATAGATCCTGCCATTCATATGAATAAGTCCAACGCCTGCGAGCATTTCGTGGCCAGTATAACCGCGGTTGGTATACGCGTGACTAATATCATTTACACGACCATAACGAGCCAAGATACTGTTTTCCCCAAGGATCATAGGCAAACTGTTGTTTTACCTTTCCGTCAAGGTCTGTAACAGCTAAGCGAACTATCTCGGTTTAAGCTGGGATAAACTAATGACTTTTACATAAACCGAGTAGAACAGCGCCAAAAACAAACATACTCCAGCTGGTATCAATAAAGAGTAAAACGCCAAGTTAGCAAAGCCAAATGCTCCTAAAGTGCCACCGAGTATAAAACCGAGTACAATGAGTGAGAACAACAGTGCGCGCCGTTTATCAAACGGATCACCGCGAAGAACAGCCCCCAACATAATCCCTAAATCAGTAAATATACCGGTAACGTGAGTAGTGCGGACAACCGCACCACTGTATGTAGTTGCCAAGGCATTTTGTAAACCACAAGCAGCGGATGCTAAGTAGATCCCATAAGAGAAATCACCGATTAGTAGATAGCTAGCTCCGAAAAGAAACGTTGCCTCTAAGCAAAGTAAAGCGCTGTAATTACGCCCCAACTTTAACGCTTCACCCCGTAAGAAGTAGCCAGAAATTGCAGCTCCCATAACAAAGCTAAACAACACGCCAAACAAATATAACAAGTCGTTAAAGCCAGCACTCATTGCTCTCGTGCCCAGCAAAGTGGCCGTTCCAGATAAATGAGAAACCGACTGGTGCTTAAATCCCAATAGGCCCACCGCATTAATAAAGCCCGCGTTCAACGCAAGCAAAAACGTTCCATACTCAACCCAGCGAGGTAACTTAGAGATCACAGCAATTCCTTGAACTTATAGGCGTTTTTAATCCTTGCGAACAAAAGTTTACCAAATAACCAAGCGTTACCGAAGTAAGTAATAAGCGCCAGAGTAGTGACAACATAAGCAACACAACCAAAACACCTCTGGTAACTAAGAGCTTGGCAAAAACAACTCTCCTAGAATCGATGAAAGTTAAAGAAACCCCTTCGCAAAATGAGCCTTAAACGATAATTCAAAGAGCCGAACAATCCAGTAGCAAACATTTATGGCTTTGATTATTTGGACTAAAATCCAATCTTGCTCAAGCTTTCTCGCATCGTTTCACCTGATTTTTGCAGAGCAGCTAACTCATCACTTTCAAGTGGTAACTCAATCAACTTCTCAACCCCTTTTAAGCCAATACACGCCGGTAAACTAAGGGCTACATTGCTAAGTTGGTATTCGCCACTTAAACGCACCGATACTGGCAATACGGTTTTGCTGTCATCCAATATCGCTTCGACCAAACGTGCAATCACTACTCCTATTGCTAAGTTGGTGTAACCTTTCCCTTCAATAATTTTGTAAGCCGCTTGCTTAACACTCTCGGCTAGCTCCTCTAAACGGCTTGCAGAATAGCTTACGCCAAATACCGTTTCTCCTTGAATAGCTAAGCCCCCAATGCTCACCGTTGACCATGCTGCCAACTCCGAATCGCCATGCTCACCTAAAATGTAACCGTGCACCGATTGCGGATCTACTTGATAGATTTCGCCCAACAACGTTTTTAAACGTGAAGTATCTAGCATAGTGCCGGTGCCAATAATCCGATGTTTAGGGCGCTGACTCAGCTCCTGCAACATAAACGTTAATACATCTACCGGATTACTGGCCACCACCACTATGGCGCTAGGAGCATAGCGGTCAAGTTGTTCGGCAATAGATTTAAATACTTTGGCATTGTTTTCTAACAACTCTAAGCGGCTCTCGCCCGATTTTTGTCCCACTCCAGCGGTAACAACAATAACTTGGCAACGAGCCAAGTCGGAGAACTCACCCGCACTCACTTGCATTCTGCCGGTTAAACCTTGCCCATGCATTAAGTCTAAGGCTTCCCCTTCGGCCCTAGCCTTATTCATATCCACCAATACCAGCTCTTCACAAGCTTCACGTAAATACAGAGCGTAAGCTCCTGCTACACCAACATTGCCTACACCTACAATGCCCACACTGCGTGTTCGATGTTCCATTAGTCATCCTTTACTTTTTTTGGCGACCGCTAGCCGCATAATATGAAATGCATTAATAATGAATTAGTGATAGTGCTAAGTGTTACTTTTAGCAAGCCTTTAAACCAATCACTTGCGTGATAAAAGGTAACTGGGTAAGGTCGGCCTACGCCATGTTTGAGAGTTAGTTATGTCCACTATTTTGTATTCTTTTCGCCGCTGCCCCTACGCCATGCGAGCGCGGTTAGCTATTGCAGTTAGCCAAACACCAGTAAAACTACGCGAAATAGTCCTCAAACATAAGCCGCCAGAAATGCTGGAAATATCCCCCAAAGGCACCGTTCCTGTTTTGCAATTAGCCAATGGTCAAGTCATCGAAGAAAGCTTTGAGATAATGCTTTGGGCACTTAAACAAAACGATCCTAAGGCTTGGCTCTCCCCTAATTACCAGAAGATGCTGGATTGGGTGCAGCGCAATGATGAGCAATTTAAGCCTTTATTAGATAAGTATAAATACGCGGTGCGTTTTCCGGAGCAAAGCCCAGAAGACTACCGCCAACAAGGTGAGGCATTTTTGCAAGCGCTTGAACAACAGCTTAGCCGCAATCATTATCTAATGGGCGAACAGCAGAGCTTAGCAGATATGGCATTGCTGCCTTTTATTCGTCAGTTTGCTTCGGTCGATCTAAGGTGGTTTGAGCAAGCCCCCTATCCGCATTTGCAAGCGTGGTTAAAGCAGTTTATTGACTCTGCATTGTTTCGCTCAATTATGCAAAAACATCCCACATGGTTAGAGAGCGCCAGTGAAATCGATTTTCCTTAACCACAACTAAAAGTTCAGTAATTACCCCGTGATAGGGCGCCTATACTGGAGGTAAACCTAGTTGCAGTAAACTCAGCAGTTAGTTTTTAGCAAGTGCATTTCAGCAAGCCAACTGGAGAACACACCATGTCGAATATCGTATATATCGCCCTAAGCCTTGATGGCTATATTGCCGACAAAGAAGGGGATATAGCTTGGCTAGAAAGTGTTGCTAACCCCAATGGCGGAGACTTAGGCTTCGGCGAGTTTATGGCGGGTATCGACGCTTTAGTTATGGGGCGAAATACCTTTGAAAAGGTAGTGAGCTTTGGCATTGATTGGCCCTACAACAAACCGGTAATGCTGCTGAGTAACAGCCTAAAGCAATTGCCAGAAGGCTTTACTGGCGATGTACGCATTGTAAATGGCGAGCTTAAGCAGCTGGTAACATCGCTCAACCAACAGGGCTACCATAATTTATACATTGATGGCGGCATTACCATTCAACAGTTTTTGGCAAAAGAGCTGATTGATGAACTTATTCTTACTCGTTTCCCCATTTTGTTAGGCGGCGGAGCGCCGTTATTCGGGGAGCTACTGCACAGCCAAAGCTTTAAGCACAAGCAAACCAAGGTGTTGCTAAATGAGCTAGTACAAAGCCACTATGTGCGCGCTTAAGGCACCAGAAGGCATAAAACTATCAGTAAGCTGTAAAAAGACCGCAATAGCTGCTTTAATTAGAACAACACAGATGATTAAAAAACAAACAGATATGGAGTAAATGTGCGCAGCTATTTTTATTGCCTTGTTTATGTTTGCAAAACCATCATTGTGTTTGCATTGTTAGCCCAGCCTACAAAAGCTGCCGAGCTGGTTACCCTTTCTAGTGGAGAGTGGCCCCCGTTTACGTCTAAGTCTTTAGCACATCAAGGTTTCTACTCTGAAATAGTTCGTCAAGCTTTTGCCCTAGAAGATTATGAAGTGCAATATCAATTCTTACCTTGGGCTAGAGCCTATATGTATGTTGAACAGGGCAAGGTAGATGGCTCTTTAACATGGGCAAAAACCACCAGTAAAGAAAAAGCAGTGCTATTTAGTGAGCCAGTCTTTTGGCACAACAAAGTGTTTTTTCACTTAAGCCAGCAGCCCTTTAATTGGCACAATATAGACAGTTTAAAGCAGCTAACAATAGGCGCAACAGAGCAATATACTTACGGCTATGCCTTTGACCTAGCAGCTGAAAAAAGTGAACTAAAAGTAGAGTATGTTTCTTCTGATTTACTAAATCTTAAGAAACTCCTTGCCGGTAGAATTGACGTATTTCCTTCCGATATTCATGTTGGCTACCAACTAATCGAGCAGCACTTTCCCGCAGAAAAAGCCGCTTTATTCACCCACCACCCTCAATCGGTGCAACAAACTTATACTCATGTAATTTTTTCAAAAAACAACCAACAACGTAGTAAACAATTGTTGGCTGCCTTTAATCGTGGACTACAAAAACTTAAGCAATCTGGTGCCTATCAACAAATTATTGATGATGCTGCCTTACTTGAGCACGACTAACACGCCAAACAGAGCAGCCTAGTTTCAATATCAGGCTTATGCCATTAGCATCCGCCACCACAT encodes:
- a CDS encoding RHS repeat-associated core domain-containing protein, with the protein product MILGENSILARYGRVNDISHAYTNRGYTGHEMLAGVGLIHMNGRIYDAEVGRFLQADPHIQAPNNAQNYNRYSYVLNNPMSYTDPSGYFFKKIGKFFKKYGRVIAAAVVSYITYGAASKWAAAWASSSLVQGAAAGAIAGAVGGYVGTGTPGREHTLMDL
- a CDS encoding glutathione S-transferase; translation: MSTILYSFRRCPYAMRARLAIAVSQTPVKLREIVLKHKPPEMLEISPKGTVPVLQLANGQVIEESFEIMLWALKQNDPKAWLSPNYQKMLDWVQRNDEQFKPLLDKYKYAVRFPEQSPEDYRQQGEAFLQALEQQLSRNHYLMGEQQSLADMALLPFIRQFASVDLRWFEQAPYPHLQAWLKQFIDSALFRSIMQKHPTWLESASEIDFP
- a CDS encoding L-lactate dehydrogenase, with translation MEHRTRSVGIVGVGNVGVAGAYALYLREACEELVLVDMNKARAEGEALDLMHGQGLTGRMQVSAGEFSDLARCQVIVVTAGVGQKSGESRLELLENNAKVFKSIAEQLDRYAPSAIVVVASNPVDVLTFMLQELSQRPKHRIIGTGTMLDTSRLKTLLGEIYQVDPQSVHGYILGEHGDSELAAWSTVSIGGLAIQGETVFGVSYSASRLEELAESVKQAAYKIIEGKGYTNLAIGVVIARLVEAILDDSKTVLPVSVRLSGEYQLSNVALSLPACIGLKGVEKLIELPLESDELAALQKSGETMRESLSKIGF
- a CDS encoding dihydrofolate reductase family protein, encoding MSNIVYIALSLDGYIADKEGDIAWLESVANPNGGDLGFGEFMAGIDALVMGRNTFEKVVSFGIDWPYNKPVMLLSNSLKQLPEGFTGDVRIVNGELKQLVTSLNQQGYHNLYIDGGITIQQFLAKELIDELILTRFPILLGGGAPLFGELLHSQSFKHKQTKVLLNELVQSHYVRA
- a CDS encoding substrate-binding periplasmic protein, whose amino-acid sequence is MRSYFYCLVYVCKTIIVFALLAQPTKAAELVTLSSGEWPPFTSKSLAHQGFYSEIVRQAFALEDYEVQYQFLPWARAYMYVEQGKVDGSLTWAKTTSKEKAVLFSEPVFWHNKVFFHLSQQPFNWHNIDSLKQLTIGATEQYTYGYAFDLAAEKSELKVEYVSSDLLNLKKLLAGRIDVFPSDIHVGYQLIEQHFPAEKAALFTHHPQSVQQTYTHVIFSKNNQQRSKQLLAAFNRGLQKLKQSGAYQQIIDDAALLEHD
- a CDS encoding YoaK family protein, yielding MISKLPRWVEYGTFLLALNAGFINAVGLLGFKHQSVSHLSGTATLLGTRAMSAGFNDLLYLFGVLFSFVMGAAISGYFLRGEALKLGRNYSALLCLEATFLFGASYLLIGDFSYGIYLASAACGLQNALATTYSGAVVRTTHVTGIFTDLGIMLGAVLRGDPFDKRRALLFSLIVLGFILGGTLGAFGFANLAFYSLLIPAGVCLFLALFYSVYVKVISLSQLKPR